One Littorina saxatilis isolate snail1 linkage group LG14, US_GU_Lsax_2.0, whole genome shotgun sequence genomic region harbors:
- the LOC138947462 gene encoding tripartite motif-containing protein 59-like, with product MATASLSVQADEMECSVCHEHFKEPKVLPCGHVLCRHCLLSWLQSQVALCPLCRCPIVDTNNRKSGKSVADIADSFLTDRAMAALVEAHRLLSEQHVCCVCDNVAAVSMCMDCGDMFCQHCSNVHKKQSATKLHSVEQLSSLTEKKLAANHRRACHVHPDKLPEVFCPSHGASVCLRCATTVHRQCPDVKDLEERVRVARDTLHELTVILTARDTEVGRDITRLDQQLTDIDRHTLAAIAELAATFDRIEAAVKASRRRLNDLIVKASSDEKRSVSDVKNIRLDQRGKLTSHKRLVARSEAIITRDDVTDMTPEMETLVKDLDRSITSHANVKVAPGIHLVIDPEELTRIEKALSELGKVKVMSADDEATAGAFRFHDNHEKMVVLSNDKQTAAHRGGFLDGDGIVMSCDPMEVNKLYEVQLTKIEEACAVCVGVVTSSPDSLTLPDGAWGLESAVAVYRDGFYDHGDWTSNSIGQAGTNLKADSRVGVSFDSSRRLHLHVNGDDQGVVPCRSLPDTCWALWELNCTCSAIKSLPVANLS from the exons ATGGCGACTGCATCACTTTCGGTACAGGCCGATGAAATGGAGTGCAGTGTTTGTCACGAGCACTTCAAGGAACCCAAGGTTCTTCCCTGCGGTCACGTGCTGTGCCGCCATTGTCTGTTGTCGTGGTTACAGTCACAAGTCGCGCTGTGTCCGCTCTGTCGCTGTCCCATTGTAGACACGAACAACAGAAAAAGCGGGAAAAGCGTGGCAGACATTGCAGACAGTTTCCTGACAGACAGGGCAATGGCGGCGCTGGTGGAGGCCCACCGTCTTCTGTCCGAGCAGCAcgtgtgttgtgtctgtgacAACGTGGCTGCCGTCTCCATGTGCATGGACTGTGGAGACATGTTTTGCCAGCACTGTTCTAATGTCCACAAGAAACAGTCAGCAACCAAACTACACAGCGTGGAACAGCTGAGTTCTCTGACAGAGAAAAAACTGGCCGCAAACCATCGCCGAGCATGCCACGTCCACCCTGACAAACTTCCGGAAGTGTTCTGTCCTTCGCACGGCGCGTCCGTCTGCTTGCGTTGTGCCACGACCGTTCACCGTCAGTGCCCGGATGTGAAAGATCtggaggagagagtgagggtGGCTAGAGATACGCTCCATGAGCTGACAGTAATTCTCACTGCCCGTGATACAGAAGTTGGGCGAGACATCACACGTTTGGATCAGCAGCTGACAGACATAGACCGGCACACACTGGCCGCCATTGCTGAGCTAGCGGCGACCTTTGACCGCATTGAGGCAGCCGTGAAAGCAAGTCGCCGTCGTCTGAACGACCTGATTGTCAAGGCGAGCTCTGACGAGAAGCGGTCGGTGAGTGACGTCAAGAATATCCGGTTAGATCAACGAGGAAAGCTGACGTCACACAAACGTTTGGTGGCACGATCCGAAGCGATAATCACTCGTGATGACGTCACGGATATGACCCCTGAGATGGAGACGCTAGTCAAGGACCTTGACCGCAGCATCACCTCGCATGCCAATGTCAAGGTAGCGCCAGGAATACATTTAGTGATCGATCCCGAGGAGTTGACCCGGATAGAGAAAGCGTTGTCAGAATtaggaaaggtgaaggtcatgtCTGCCGATGATGAAGCTACTGCAGGG GCCTTTCGTTTCCATGACAACCACGAGAAAATGGTCGTGTTGAGTAACGACAAGCAGACAGCAGCGCATCGGGGCGGTTTTTTGGATGGTGATGGTATCGTCATGTCATGCGACCCCATGGAGGTCAACAAGCTGTAtgag GTCCAATTGACGAAAATAGAAGAAGCCTGCGCAGTATGTGTGGGAGTGGTGACGTCATCACCAGACAGTCTGACACTCCCAGACGGGGCTTGGGGCTTGGAGAGTGCTGTGGCTGTCTACAGGGATGGTTTCTATGACCATGGTGACTGG ACAAGCAATAGCATAGGACAGGCAGGGACGAACTTAAAAGCAGACAGCCGTGTGGGAGTGAGCTTTGACAGCAGCAGACGTCTCCATCTCCACGTCAACGGTGATGACCAGGGCGTTGTCCCCTGTCGGTCACTGCCTGACACATGCTGGGCACTGTGGGAGTTGAATTGTACTTGCAGTGCG attaaGTCCCTTCCTGTGGCCAACTTGTCATAG